One part of the Thermodesulfovibrio sp. 3462-1 genome encodes these proteins:
- a CDS encoding TIGR00725 family protein — MKTVGVIGAGKADKELLELAEEVGRLLSKEGITVITGGLGGVMEAASRGAFQAGGITVGILPTLKKEDANSYVKIPIPTGLGEMRNALIVRASDVLIAIGGEYGTLSEIALALKTGKKVIGLKTWKIPGIIECYSAEEAVRLATSLIKGK; from the coding sequence ATGAAAACAGTTGGAGTCATTGGAGCAGGGAAAGCAGATAAAGAACTTTTAGAACTGGCAGAAGAGGTAGGAAGACTTCTTTCAAAGGAAGGTATTACTGTTATTACAGGTGGTTTAGGAGGAGTAATGGAGGCAGCAAGCAGGGGAGCCTTTCAGGCAGGAGGCATTACAGTAGGAATACTGCCAACACTTAAAAAAGAAGATGCCAATTCCTATGTGAAAATTCCAATTCCTACAGGCTTGGGAGAGATGAGAAATGCTCTTATAGTGAGAGCCTCTGATGTATTGATTGCCATTGGCGGTGAGTATGGCACTCTCAGTGAGATAGCTCTGGCATTAAAAACTGGTAAAAAAGTCATAGGACTTAAAACATGGAAAATACCTGGAATAATAGAATGTTATTCAGCAGAAGAAGCTGTTAGGCTTGCCACATCCTTAATTAAGGGAAAATAA
- a CDS encoding ATP-binding protein has product MAKFTLSIKWLTVLVMIALATGIAITNYLVSYHLYEQYLIHHMKTVSSFFKGEVEKLMSPVETFLYNIQALVCCKILNFNDIEKTNKFLMDFMKKYPYVTSINYGDGKGNGYLILNDRDKWLNRIKKAEDRGYVVWNTLNNDGEIINKRRVKDNYDPRNTLWYKQALERNDIQWSEQYQFRTTKNPGVTASLLLCGNSKEVVGIDLMIKDISSFLYKAKEMLHPEVKLYLILDNKYLIAFIDEITPKPGKIYKVNKDQFPLLYHALYSGKDKISFHNQKWFVKIENWNMKNRKLSLVTMTPEIVIKKSLYIHLFYQIFTSLVLIFFVLLYITKKYINPIIEISGQTAYLGFKEIYLEKYSQRTDEIGYLSRAISFASLKILKTREMERKMEEFHHFESVRRALGEAVHRFKDLINIIHGFASIAQPKVSEEFVRNAFDQIINASKRAIYLSKEILNVTSERKYEMKVFDLNSLIQSMKTKINATVEDHINVVYELSSIPLMVKLDIQAFDEVLTHLILNARDAMPEGGTITIKTEAASLLDKEFAVLSVIDSGIGMDEATQKRIFEPFFTTKGDKSIGLGLSIVYKIIKGHEGFIEVESEVGKGTTFKIYFPLIKDVASLTASSAE; this is encoded by the coding sequence ATGGCAAAATTTACTTTAAGTATTAAGTGGCTTACTGTACTGGTAATGATAGCTCTGGCTACAGGCATTGCCATAACCAATTATTTAGTTTCTTACCATCTTTATGAGCAATATCTCATTCATCATATGAAAACAGTTTCATCTTTTTTTAAAGGAGAAGTTGAGAAATTAATGAGTCCTGTTGAAACTTTTCTTTATAACATTCAGGCTCTTGTTTGCTGTAAAATTTTAAACTTTAATGACATTGAAAAAACCAATAAATTTCTGATGGATTTTATGAAAAAGTATCCCTATGTAACATCAATAAATTACGGAGATGGGAAGGGAAATGGCTATCTTATTTTAAATGATAGAGACAAATGGCTTAACAGAATTAAAAAAGCAGAAGACCGAGGATATGTAGTATGGAATACTCTCAACAATGATGGAGAAATAATAAATAAAAGACGAGTTAAGGATAATTACGATCCACGAAACACACTCTGGTATAAACAGGCACTTGAACGCAATGATATTCAATGGAGTGAACAGTATCAATTCAGGACAACAAAAAACCCTGGAGTTACAGCTTCTTTACTTTTGTGTGGTAATTCAAAAGAAGTTGTTGGCATTGATTTAATGATAAAGGATATCTCTTCGTTTTTATATAAAGCCAAAGAGATGCTTCATCCAGAAGTAAAGCTTTATCTTATCTTAGACAACAAGTACTTAATAGCTTTTATTGATGAAATTACTCCTAAGCCAGGAAAAATTTATAAAGTTAATAAGGACCAGTTCCCTCTACTCTACCATGCCCTGTATTCAGGAAAAGATAAAATCAGTTTTCACAATCAAAAATGGTTCGTAAAAATAGAAAATTGGAACATGAAAAATAGAAAACTTTCTCTTGTAACAATGACACCAGAGATAGTCATTAAAAAAAGCCTATACATTCATCTCTTTTATCAGATTTTTACTTCTCTGGTTCTTATTTTTTTCGTGCTCCTTTATATTACAAAAAAATACATAAATCCCATAATTGAGATTTCAGGACAGACAGCTTATCTTGGATTTAAAGAGATATACCTTGAAAAATATTCTCAAAGAACAGATGAAATAGGATATTTAAGCAGAGCCATCTCTTTTGCTTCGTTAAAAATCCTTAAGACAAGAGAAATGGAAAGAAAAATGGAAGAATTTCACCATTTTGAATCTGTAAGGCGTGCTCTTGGTGAAGCAGTGCACAGATTTAAGGATTTAATCAACATAATTCATGGATTTGCCAGTATTGCTCAGCCAAAAGTATCAGAGGAATTTGTTAGAAATGCCTTTGACCAGATAATTAATGCATCAAAAAGGGCGATATATCTTTCAAAAGAAATCTTAAATGTTACAAGTGAAAGAAAATATGAGATGAAGGTCTTTGATTTAAATTCTCTGATTCAGTCAATGAAAACAAAGATAAATGCTACTGTTGAAGACCATATTAATGTAGTTTACGAATTATCAAGCATTCCCCTCATGGTTAAGCTTGATATTCAAGCCTTTGATGAAGTTTTAACTCACTTAATACTCAATGCCCGTGATGCCATGCCAGAAGGAGGAACAATAACAATAAAAACAGAAGCTGCTTCTCTGTTAGATAAAGAGTTTGCAGTTTTATCTGTAATAGATTCTGGAATTGGTATGGATGAGGCAACTCAGAAAAGAATATTTGAACCTTTTTTTACCACGAAAGGAGACAAGAGTATAGGACTTGGGCTTTCAATTGTTTATAAAATTATAAAAGGCCACGAAGGATTTATTGAAGTTGAAAGTGAGGTAGGTAAGGGAACAACCTTTAAAATTTATTTTCCCTTAATTAAGGATGTGGCAAGCCTAACAGCTTCTTCTGCTGAATAA
- a CDS encoding GNA1162 family protein gives MKKPLFALFIVLFIASCATMPEVKKESHQTEISEEELPKTVAILPFENKTEELGIANQVRKAFYNHFSSKPYRDIELSIVDEKIIQLEKSKGKNILEIPPKEICEALGCDGLIYGRVTDYKKIYAVAYSQLGIEAEVWMINTRTGKEVLRLKDSVRYHEGGIPLSPLSAVMTAISTAMNIRDIQQVRMLNELCYKFNEKIPSPSGIVEERPVIKEVITNAKDSPFGKGKIIKVGLEGDRGMVASFDIGNFKRGIPMKETQPGIYIGEYVVMPDDNVKEVPIIISLRKPGGYETQWIDVSGFITIDTTAPPQVTGLRAKGFHDRIEVSWQALKNIPDLKGYKVLRSEQPLTGFQEIARVELNLFEDRALEHGKVYYYRVIAYDTAGNESEIQDAVKASLTTRQPQIISGTIEKDTVLSGIYIVKNSFRIPKGLTLTVEPETRIMFHEDSELIVEGKIVIDAKDASVEFISATDKKWRGIAVKEGEVNINGFRLKNAHTGLILNSARGFVENGVITDCDTGILISGMPSASIKNSTISGNKIGIELVRTSSAISMNTIFQNETGIKINEFSGDLKDNNIYDNNVNISSETILKIAANYFGSINIDEMKLKNIQVSSVYNLRIPEGKVINAIANPYSTLSQQERQKKATEFVIEGGNYFRQRNYGKAVTLFEEALKAQPTAEVYYYIAICYQEMREDEKALNYLKEGVEKFPKDSTLQRSLGLMYYQRGMEDEAKRVFEEVLRLNPEDRQIKFLMERLIIK, from the coding sequence ATGAAAAAGCCTTTGTTTGCTTTATTTATTGTTTTATTTATTGCTTCCTGTGCTACCATGCCCGAGGTAAAAAAAGAGAGTCATCAAACAGAAATATCAGAGGAAGAGCTTCCAAAAACAGTTGCCATTCTTCCCTTTGAAAATAAAACAGAAGAGCTTGGAATAGCAAACCAGGTAAGAAAAGCCTTTTACAATCACTTTAGCTCTAAGCCTTACAGGGATATTGAACTGAGCATTGTTGATGAAAAAATAATTCAGCTTGAAAAATCAAAGGGCAAAAATATTCTTGAAATTCCACCAAAGGAGATATGTGAGGCTCTTGGATGCGATGGATTGATTTATGGTAGAGTTACTGACTACAAAAAAATTTATGCAGTTGCCTACTCACAGCTTGGCATAGAAGCTGAAGTCTGGATGATAAATACAAGGACAGGAAAAGAGGTTCTCAGACTGAAAGACTCTGTCAGATACCATGAGGGTGGAATTCCACTTTCTCCATTAAGTGCGGTCATGACAGCAATATCAACAGCAATGAACATAAGGGATATTCAACAGGTAAGAATGCTCAATGAACTTTGCTATAAATTCAATGAAAAAATTCCTTCACCATCTGGCATTGTTGAAGAAAGACCTGTAATTAAAGAGGTTATTACAAATGCCAAGGATTCTCCCTTTGGTAAAGGGAAGATCATAAAGGTTGGTTTAGAAGGAGACAGAGGAATGGTTGCCAGCTTTGATATTGGTAACTTTAAAAGAGGCATACCAATGAAAGAAACTCAGCCTGGAATTTATATTGGTGAATATGTTGTTATGCCCGATGATAATGTAAAAGAGGTTCCCATAATTATATCATTAAGAAAACCAGGCGGGTATGAAACTCAATGGATTGATGTAAGCGGATTTATTACAATTGACACAACAGCACCTCCTCAGGTAACAGGATTAAGGGCTAAAGGCTTTCATGATAGAATAGAAGTCTCATGGCAAGCTCTGAAAAATATCCCTGACTTAAAAGGCTATAAAGTTTTAAGAAGTGAACAACCACTTACAGGATTTCAAGAAATTGCAAGGGTTGAGCTTAATCTCTTTGAAGACAGAGCATTGGAGCATGGAAAAGTTTATTACTACAGGGTCATTGCATATGATACTGCGGGAAATGAATCGGAGATACAGGATGCTGTAAAAGCTTCTCTCACAACCAGACAACCACAGATAATCTCAGGAACAATTGAAAAAGATACAGTTCTTTCCGGAATTTATATTGTTAAGAATAGCTTTAGAATACCCAAAGGTTTAACACTAACAGTTGAGCCTGAGACAAGAATAATGTTTCATGAAGATTCTGAACTTATTGTTGAAGGCAAGATTGTCATAGATGCAAAGGATGCTTCTGTGGAGTTTATTTCAGCTACTGATAAAAAATGGAGAGGGATAGCTGTTAAAGAAGGAGAGGTAAACATAAACGGATTCAGGCTCAAAAATGCACATACGGGATTGATTTTAAATTCAGCCCGTGGTTTTGTTGAAAACGGAGTAATAACTGATTGTGATACAGGGATTTTAATATCAGGAATGCCCTCTGCCTCAATTAAAAATTCAACAATTTCAGGAAATAAAATAGGAATTGAACTCGTAAGAACCTCTTCTGCAATTTCCATGAACACCATATTCCAGAATGAGACAGGTATTAAGATTAACGAATTTTCGGGCGATTTAAAGGATAACAACATTTACGATAACAATGTGAATATTTCCTCAGAAACAATTTTAAAGATTGCGGCAAATTACTTTGGTTCGATAAACATTGATGAGATGAAGCTCAAAAATATTCAGGTAAGCAGTGTCTATAATCTTAGAATTCCTGAGGGAAAAGTTATAAATGCCATTGCAAATCCCTATTCAACTCTTTCTCAGCAAGAGAGGCAGAAAAAGGCAACAGAATTTGTTATTGAAGGAGGAAACTACTTCAGACAGAGAAACTATGGAAAAGCTGTAACACTTTTTGAAGAGGCACTTAAAGCCCAGCCAACTGCAGAGGTTTATTATTATATTGCTATCTGCTATCAGGAGATGAGAGAAGATGAAAAGGCTTTGAATTATCTTAAAGAGGGAGTGGAAAAATTTCCAAAAGATTCAACACTGCAAAGATCCCTTGGTTTAATGTATTATCAAAGGGGCATGGAAGATGAGGCAAAAAGGGTATTTGAAGAGGTTCTGAGACTTAATCCAGAGGACAGACAGATAAAATTTTTAATGGAAAGACTAATAATTAAATAA
- a CDS encoding Crp/Fnr family transcriptional regulator: MSNIDILQILKEIPIFQSLSDEHLTLISKGFKIYRVKKGEIIFYQSDESTDLYIILDGAVKACLLDSDGKELILNIFKKGDFFGELSLLDGRPRSATIIAIEDSVVGVLKREHFLKLLKNNPMIVISLLSALVERIRMTDEMLGAMAFLDVSRRIIKFLMNVAEKEGEKTRDGLIRIKKITHRELASCTGASREAITKALKVLKFKGILKEEEGFFLISPHIEPCSFYEEK, translated from the coding sequence ATGTCAAATATTGATATTCTTCAAATTTTAAAAGAAATTCCTATTTTTCAAAGTCTTTCTGATGAACATCTAACTCTCATTTCTAAGGGTTTTAAAATATACAGAGTAAAGAAGGGAGAAATTATCTTCTATCAATCTGATGAAAGTACTGATCTTTACATTATTCTTGATGGTGCAGTTAAAGCCTGTCTCTTAGATTCGGATGGGAAAGAACTCATTCTTAATATTTTTAAAAAAGGTGATTTCTTTGGAGAATTAAGTCTTCTTGATGGTAGACCTCGTTCAGCAACAATTATTGCTATTGAGGATTCTGTTGTTGGAGTGCTTAAAAGAGAGCATTTTCTAAAATTACTCAAAAATAATCCTATGATTGTTATCTCTCTTCTTTCTGCTCTTGTTGAAAGAATAAGGATGACCGATGAAATGCTTGGTGCGATGGCATTTTTGGATGTTAGCAGGAGAATCATAAAATTTCTCATGAATGTTGCTGAAAAGGAAGGAGAGAAAACCAGAGATGGATTGATAAGAATCAAAAAGATCACTCATAGAGAACTTGCTTCCTGTACAGGTGCTTCAAGAGAAGCCATTACAAAGGCATTAAAGGTTTTGAAGTTTAAAGGGATATTAAAGGAAGAGGAAGGCTTTTTCCTGATATCACCACATATTGAGCCCTGTAGTTTTTATGAGGAAAAATGA